The genomic region AGGTGACGATCTCCGCAGGCGTCACGACGCTCAAGCCGCACGAAAACTCCGACACGTTACTCGCCCGCGCCGACGGCGCGCTTTACGCAGCCAAGGCGAGAGGACGCAACCGCATCGCCAGCGCCTAACCCTTTCGCTTCCCTATCCGGCGCCGGAGAAGCCGTCGCCACCGCTCCAGGACAGAGTCATGAGTTCGAAGCCCGAGACCGCCCCCGAAAGTCTGCTCGACGAGTTGCAGACGACCCTCGCGCACGGCACCGTCGCGCGCCGTGTCGAGACGCTGCGCCGCGTGACCGACCTCTTCATCAACGGCTCGGTCAACTATTCGGACCAGCAGATCGTGCTGTTCGACGACGTTTTCCAATGCCTGCTCGAGCACATCGAGAGCTCGGCCAAGGCACTGCTCGCCAACCGCCTCGCCCCGATCGACACCGCGCCGCCGCAGACCATCCGCACCCTTGCCTTCGACGACCTGATCGAGGTCGCGGGCCCCGTGCTGACGCTGTCGCCGCGGCTCGACGACGATACCCTGATCGAAACGGCGCGCAGCAAGAGTCAGGCGCATCTGCTCGCGATCTCGAACCGCAAGACGCTGAGCGGCGCCGTCACCGACGTGCTGGTGCTGCGCGGCAATGACGAGGTGATCCAGAGCGCGGTCAACAATCCCGGCGCGGAGTTCACCGAGCGCGGCTTCACCCGCCTGGTCAGCCGCGCCGAGGGCGACGACAATCTGTCGACCTGCGTCGGCCTGCGCCCGAACATCCCGCGGCATCTCTATCTCAAGCTGGTCGCCAAGGCCTCGGACGCGGTCAGGCAGCGGCTCGAGGCTGCCAATCCGCAGCAGGCCAAGGAGATTCCGATCGCGGTGAAGGAAGCGACGCGACGCGCGCGCTCGGCGCCGGCCGCCGTGACGCCGGACACCACGATCGCGCATGCCCTCGTCAAGTCGCTCTACCAGGACGGCCGGCTCGACGAATTCCAGCTCGCAGCCTTCGCCGAGGCCGGCAAGTTCGACGAGACCAATGCCTCGCTGGCCGCGCTCGCCAACGTCTCGGTCAGCGTCGCCGAGAACATGATGATCGAAACCCGCGCCGAGGGCGTCATGATCCTGGCCAAGGTCTCGGGCCTGTCATGGTCGACGGTGCGGGCGATCATCAACCTGCGCGACGACATCTCGGGCGGCGAGCCGACCGATCTGCAGGCCTGCAAGGACACCTATGAACGGCTGCGGCCGTCGACCGCGCAGCAGGTGCTGCGCTTCCATCGCATGCAGCAGTCCGCGCCCGCGGCCTAATAGCGTAGCGCCCGGTTTCCCATCAGCGCGCCGACGCTCGCGACGATCGCGGTCGCCAGCGTGTACCAGGTGGCAACGAACAGCGGCGAGTCATCGGTGCAGTGCGACGCGTAGACGGTCGCAGCGAGCCCTGCCGAGAGCAAGCCGGCTATCGCGCCGGCGACCGCCGGCCGCGCCGGCGCGCCCTGCCGCAGCCCGTACAGCGCGCCGACCAGCAGCGGCAGCGACATCGCGGGGATTGCGGTCATGCAGGCCATCGAATTCTTGCCGATCAGCCGCGTCATCATCGGCGTACGCTGCGGCATCATCATCTCGCCACTGATGGCGGCGACGAGGATGCCGGCGGGAATCAGCAGCCACCAGCCGAAGCCGCGCAGCGAGGCCTCCGGACGCGACAGATGCAGGCTGACCGCGATCGCCGAGGCGGCGAGCGCCAGCGTCACGGCGAATTTCAGGTCGAAGAACGGATTGCGCATCGCGCTCATCACGTCGGGCCGCACGCCGAGTTCGGCGAAGAAGATCAGGAGCGAGACTGGCGCCGCCGCCAGCAATGCCAGCATCAGCGCAAGACCGACCGGACGCGCGTGATAGGCATTGTCGGCGGCCAGGGTTCGAATGAGTTGATCGGTGTCCATGCTCATTGATCCCGTAATTTCGCAGTGAGGCTGGCAAGCCCGCGATGGAGCGCGACCCGCACCGCGCCCTCGGTCATCGAGAATTTCGCCGCGGTGTCCTTGATCGAGGCGCTTTCGACCGCGATCGATTGCAGCACCTCGCGCTGCCGCGCGGGCAACGCCTGCAGCTGGGCGCTCACCTCGCTCGGCAAGGCCGTCGGTTCCGGTGTTTCCCCAGGCAGCGTCTCGGCGAAATCATCGATGTTGACGAAGATCCGCTTGCCGCGGCGGCGCAGCGCGTCGATCAGCTTGTTGCGTGCGATCGCGAACAGCCACGGCGCGAACGCCGCGCTCGTGTCCCAGGTCTGTCGCTTCAAATGCACCGCCAACAAGATGTCCTGCACGATGTCCTCGGACTGATCGACCGGCTGTCCCGCGCGCGCCAGGCCGCGGCGCGCCGCGGCACGGAGTACCGGCGTGATGGCCTTGAGCAGGCGATGATACGCCGCGTCATCGCCTGAAATGGCCGACCGCATCAGGCCGGTCCATTCATCCTCACGTTCGCGCACGCAGGCTCCTGAATTGCAATTCGGCCGATCTTTCAGTTCGTTACGCGGCACGCCAGACGATCACGAATTCGTGATATCCATTCTCCGGCATGACCGCGCCGAGGATCGGCCTCAAAGAATCGCTCCGGCGGGTTTCCAGACGTCACGGCTCATAACACCGATCGGTCCGACAAGCATCGGTGCTGCTGCTCGCCCGATCGACCACTAGGACGAAATTGCCCAGCTTTTGCCGCCGGATGCCCGAAGATTCCCTTTTTCTGCCCCGGTGTGGACACGCAGCGGGGTCTCTTTTCGCCCTTGGGCGGGCGACATGGGGAGATCATCAAAATGAAGATCGAAGCCAGCGGGCGCTTGGCATTGATGGTTGCGACAGGACTGACAGGGCTTTTCGTAGGTCTCGCCGGTCCGCTGCCGGCACATGCGGCTGGTTCGGACACATCAGCATCGAAATCCGACAGCGCAACGACCGACAAGTCCGCGCAACAGAGCCCCCGGCATGGCCGGCGCCATGCGCGTCGCCAGTCCTCCAAGACGGCCGATAAATCCGAGAGCAAGAAGGCCACCGGTAGCGACGCCGGCAGCGTCACCTCGGCAGGCATTCCCGCCACGGTCGCCAACGCCAATGCAGAGCTGACCTCCGGCGACGACAATGCGGCGGCGACGCCGGTGAAAGCCAATGCGTTGATCGCAGCGGCCGACAAGCCCGCGGATCAGTCCGACGGTAATGTGGTCGCATCCGACCAGCTCAACGACGTCGACCGCGCCCTGCAGCAGGAGCAGCCGGCGGAACAGCCGCAGCCGGCTCAGCCGCAGACCGCCCAGCTGGAGGCGCCGCCTGCGCAGCCGCCGGTTGCCGTGGCGGCACCCAAGCCCGCCCCGGTTCTGGCGAGCAGCGACAGCGCGAGCTGGGACCAGACCTCGCTGATCGGGAAGATCTTCATCGGCTTCGGCGCCCTGCTCACGGTGGCCTCCGCCGCGCGCATGTTCATGGCCTAGCGGAGGCGCTCGCGGTGCGGCGCGGGGGGCGCCGCACCGCGGCCCAAAGCCTCGTTTCAGCCACTTGAAGCGCATCCCGTCAGCGGGCACATTGCCCTGCAAATCAGGCACGGGGTTTGCGTCCATGGCTACGTTCGAATTCATCATCGTCGAAAGCAAGGGACCGGTCGGCGTCATCACGCTGAACCGGCCGAAAATGCTGAATGCGCTCTCGTTCGGCGTGTTCCGCGAGATCGCCGCGGCGGTCGACGATCTCGAGGCCGACGACAAGATCGGCTGTATCCTGATCACCGGCAGCGAGAAGGCCTTCGCGGCCGGCGCAGACATCAAGGAGATGCAGCCGAAGGGCTTCATCGACATGTTCAACAGCGACTTCACCGCGATCGGCGGCGACCGCGTCGCCCGTTGCCGCAAGCCGACCATCGCCGCGGTCGCGGGCTATGCGCTCGGCGGCGGCTGCGAGCTCGCGATGATGTGCGACATCATCATCGCGGCCGACACCGCCAAGTTCGGCCAGCCGGAGATCACCCTCGGCACCATTCCCGGCATCGGCGGCACGCAGCGCCTGACCCGCGCGATCGGCAAGTCGAAGGCGATGGATCTCTGCCTGACCGGGCGGATGATGGATGCGGCGGAAGCCGAGCGCTCGGGCCTCGTGTCGCGGATCGTGCCGGCCGACAAGCTGCTCGAGGAGGCGCTCGCGGCGGCCGAGAAGATCGCCTCGATGTCGCGTCCGGCAGTCGCGATGGCCAAGGAAGCCGTCAACCGCGCGTTCGAAACGCCGCTCGCGGAAGGCATGAATGTCGAGCGCAACCTGTTCCACTCGACCTTCGCGCTCGAGGATCGCTCCGAGGGCATGGCGGCGTTCATCGAGAAGCGCAAGCCGGTCAACAAGAACCGCTAAAGCATGATCCGGAAAAGTGCGAAGCGGTTTTCCGGACAAGATCATGCGCAGACAACAGGCTAAAGCGTGATGATCTCATCGCGCTTTATCCCTTCGGGCTCCGTTGCAAGGCCGCGGTGACGAGCGCGCGATAGGCGCGCTCGGCGAAATGCGTCGGCTTGTCGAGACCGAGCCGCGCCAGGCATTCGCGGTCGGCGGCATCGGGCGGATGCCGCATGCCTTGCCACAGCAGGCCGGCGAGTTGCAGCGGCGGAATCAGCCGCTGCTCGACATCGGTGAAGTCGCTGCCGAACGGGAATGACGGCAGCAGCCCGGCGTCACGCGCGGGCCTCAGCGCAGCGCCGATGCGCTCGGGATAATTTTCGCGATGCGCCGCGGGAATCTCGTAGCTGCGCGGCAGCTTGCCGGCGTCCTTGGCCTGCCGCATCAATTCGCTCTGGAAGCGGGAGTCCGAGACCTGCAGCATCGCGGCGATCATGTCGGCATCGGATTTCCCCCTGACGTCGGCGACGCCATATTCCGTGACAAAGACATCGCGCAGATGCCGCGGGATGGTCTCATGTCCATAGGACCAGCGGATGTTCGACTGCGCCTGCTTGCCGGACTGACTGGTCGCCTCCAACGCCAGCACAGAACGTGCGCCCTCGAGCGCGAATGCCTGCGCTACAAAATTATACTGGCCGCCGACCCCGCTCACGACCTGGCCATTCTCCAGACCATCCGAGATCGCAGCGCCGAGCAGCGTCGCCATCATCGCGTTGTTGACGAAGCGCGCATCGACCCGGGCGCGACGCTTGCCGTCCTCGTCGCCGAAGATCTCGTTGGTGAAGGAAACCGGCATCATCTGGATTCGCGCCAGCTGCTGCTGCATGATGCCGTGGAATTGGGCGTTGTCGCGATGGCGGACCACGAGCCCCTGCGCCAGCGCGTCGCCGACCTGCCCGATGCCGATCTGCAACGTGCCGCCGTCACGGACCAGACCGGCGGCGTGCAAGCCGATCGCATATTTGGTGTCGCTGATCGGCTCGGACGGCGGCGCGAACAGCGGGAAATCGGTCTCGGGACTGTCGAGCACCGCGGCGAATTCATCCGCCGGCAGGTCGCCGGCGCCGGGCATGAACGGCAGCTCGGAATTGACCTGGCCGATCAGCCTGAACGACGCCCGCCCCTGCACACGAGCGCGCAGCGCGTCGAGCGTGGTGTCGGTGTTGCAGCTCAGGCTGTAGCGCGGCGCGCCGTCTACCACGCGCTTGGCAACGAGCTGAGGCACGACATTCAGTCCGCGCGACAACAAGTATGACGCCGCACGGGTGTAGTTGGCGGAAATGTAGTACTGTTGCGCGAATGGCTGGTGCAGCCACTGCCCGGCGAGGAAGAAGAACTCGATCATTTTGATGTTGGGCGGGAACGCGCCGCGATGCAGTGCATCGGCATAGGCGAGATCCGGATAGCTCGCGCATACAGCGCGTTGACGATGTGGTTGGCCTTGCCGAGGCCGAGGGCAGCCCGACCACCAGCTCGGTTCCGACGTCACGAATGATGTGCTCCGCGATCGCCTCGGGGTCGGAGAAGAAGATGGGCATCAGCAATGGACCCGGAGGAGACGGTGGATAACCGGCATCGTTGAATCGACGGCCGGCGGTTCAAACTTATACTTCATATGACCGGTACGTGCGCCTGTGACGAACCGGCAACAGACAAGAACTGAAATGATGTGCAGATGTCGCGCGGCGGTTTGTCTGTGGCGGCACCGCCCCGTAAACAGGTAGATGTGTCGGCGGCGGCGGCGGGGGCGCACTGCCGGGGTTTTTGGTTTGCGGGATCACATGGTTGAGCGTGCCGCGAGGGTCGGCGATGTTACGAGGCGCGTGCTTTTGTCGGGCATCGGCCTTGGCGTGCTGGCATGCGCGCTGCTGACGGAGACTAAGGCCCGCGCCGAGAGCCTGCCGGAAGCCCTGGTCAAGGCGTATCAGACCAATCCGCAACTCAATGCCGAGCGGGCGCGCCAGCGGGCGACCGACGAGAACGTGCCGCAGGCGCTGGCCGGCTACCGTCCCCAGATCATCGCCGGCCTGTCGGTCGGCCTGCAGGCGGTGCGCGACCAGCTGCCCGGCAATGTGATCCAGACCGCAACGCTGAAGCCGTGGCAGATCGGCGTCACGGTGACGCAGACCCTGTTCAACGGCTTCAAGACCACCAACAGCGTCCGCGTCGCCGAGTTGCAGGTGCAGTCCGGCCGCGAGGCCCTGCGCAATGTCGG from Bradyrhizobium elkanii USDA 76 harbors:
- a CDS encoding DUF2336 domain-containing protein — translated: MSSKPETAPESLLDELQTTLAHGTVARRVETLRRVTDLFINGSVNYSDQQIVLFDDVFQCLLEHIESSAKALLANRLAPIDTAPPQTIRTLAFDDLIEVAGPVLTLSPRLDDDTLIETARSKSQAHLLAISNRKTLSGAVTDVLVLRGNDEVIQSAVNNPGAEFTERGFTRLVSRAEGDDNLSTCVGLRPNIPRHLYLKLVAKASDAVRQRLEAANPQQAKEIPIAVKEATRRARSAPAAVTPDTTIAHALVKSLYQDGRLDEFQLAAFAEAGKFDETNASLAALANVSVSVAENMMIETRAEGVMILAKVSGLSWSTVRAIINLRDDISGGEPTDLQACKDTYERLRPSTAQQVLRFHRMQQSAPAA
- a CDS encoding NrsF family protein, coding for MDTDQLIRTLAADNAYHARPVGLALMLALLAAAPVSLLIFFAELGVRPDVMSAMRNPFFDLKFAVTLALAASAIAVSLHLSRPEASLRGFGWWLLIPAGILVAAISGEMMMPQRTPMMTRLIGKNSMACMTAIPAMSLPLLVGALYGLRQGAPARPAVAGAIAGLLSAGLAATVYASHCTDDSPLFVATWYTLATAIVASVGALMGNRALRY
- a CDS encoding sigma-70 family RNA polymerase sigma factor, whose product is MREREDEWTGLMRSAISGDDAAYHRLLKAITPVLRAAARRGLARAGQPVDQSEDIVQDILLAVHLKRQTWDTSAAFAPWLFAIARNKLIDALRRRGKRIFVNIDDFAETLPGETPEPTALPSEVSAQLQALPARQREVLQSIAVESASIKDTAAKFSMTEGAVRVALHRGLASLTAKLRDQ
- a CDS encoding enoyl-CoA hydratase yields the protein MATFEFIIVESKGPVGVITLNRPKMLNALSFGVFREIAAAVDDLEADDKIGCILITGSEKAFAAGADIKEMQPKGFIDMFNSDFTAIGGDRVARCRKPTIAAVAGYALGGGCELAMMCDIIIAADTAKFGQPEITLGTIPGIGGTQRLTRAIGKSKAMDLCLTGRMMDAAEAERSGLVSRIVPADKLLEEALAAAEKIASMSRPAVAMAKEAVNRAFETPLAEGMNVERNLFHSTFALEDRSEGMAAFIEKRKPVNKNR